AGAAGGCTACTCGCAGGAGATTGTCGTGCTGTTCAAAAAAGGTCAGCTGGGGGGCGATCTCCGATCCATCCAACCCATCTTTAAGCTCAAGGTTCCATTGGCCCTTTTGCTTCTGCCAGCGGAAGCCTACCGAACCTTGCGGGGTACGCCAGGAATTGCTCAGGCTATCCCACACAGGGAACTTCCAATCAGCTAATTCCTCATCCTGCTTGCCTTCCAGCTGGCTGAGGCGCAGTAATCTCCCTGGTACATAATCCTCCCCCGCCTTGTCCAATACCACCAGGAAGGGTGCATCGGTATAGCGTTTAAGGTAGTCCAAAAAGTAGGCGGTGGGTTTTTCGTAATGGTATTCATTGAGGATGACATGATTCACCGCCATCCAGAAGGCCGCATCCTGCCCGGCATGCACCGGCACCCACCAATCAGCATACTTCGCTACCTGGCTGAAATCGGGAGAGAAAACAACCAGCTTTGTGCCGTTATGGCGTGCTTCTACCACATAATGCACATCGGGTGTGCGGGTCATGCTCAGGTTTGAGCCAACCGTGGCGATGTACTTGGCGTTGTACCAATCGGCTGCCTCTGCCACATCAGTCTGCTCTCCAAACACCTCAGGCGAAGCGGGAGGCAGGTCAGAATACCAGTCATAAAAGCTCAGGCTCACCCCCCCGAGCAGCTGCAGGAAGCGATTGCCCGACGCATGGCTGAGCATCGACATGGCTGGGATGGGTGAAAAACCCACCACCCGGTCAGGACCATATTTCTTTATCGTGTAGATCGTCGATGCGGCTATGATTTCCAGCACTTCATCCCAGCTGGCACGACGAAAGCCGCCTTTCCCGCGGGCTTCCTGGTATGACCTGTGCCCGGTTTCATCTTCAACCAGCATTGTCCATGCTTCAACAGGGTCGTCTGATCGCTGGCGCACTGCCCGCCATAAATCCATTAATACCCCACGCAGATAAGGATACTTCACGCGCAGCGGCGAATACATATACCACGAAAAACTGATACCACGCTGGCAACCACGTGGCTCGTATGGGGGAATTTCTCCAGCCAGCTCTGGGTAGTCGGTAGCCTGCAGCTCCCAGGTTACGATGCCGTCTTTAACGTACACCATCCATGAGCAGCCACCGGTGCAGTTGACCCCGTGCGTGCTGCGGACCATTCGGTCATATTGCCAGCGGTTGCGGTAGAACTCCTCCCACTGGCGTTGTTGCGGACTGTATATATCCTGGATCCAGCTCACATCGACCTCCTCCTAATAAAAATCACCGCCTAACCGCCTGACCCATCAACCTATTTTTTCTCCCGATAATTATTTAATAGCTCCTTGCGAACACCCTGCAGACGATTACGCCATATGAATGCAAAAGCGATCAAACTGGCTCCAAACCCAACCAGGGAGATAAGGATGATCCATGGTTCTTTATTCACAACAGGCTTGCCTGCTGATTCTTTCAAGAAAGCCCGGATATCCGCCCGCTCGCTGATGGTAAGTGTATGGTTGGAAAAGATAAGGCGCATGGTCGGGAATGGCAGGTTGGATAAAATTTCTTCCAATCCAGCATCACCATACTTGGTGAATGCCTCAGTCAGGTCAGGGCCAAGCGTTCCCCCACCCAGGATCCCGGTATCGTCGTTATTGTGGCACCCGATGCAAAATGGAGCGCCATTTTTCAGGTGGATATCGCCTAAAAATAAAGCCCGTCCATTGTTCGGGTCACCAGCTGGGAGGACTTGCGCTGAAGTGCCAACCGGTGATGCCATCACCAGCCCGGATTCGGCTTTCAAGTAGTCTAGGACTGCCAGGATCTGGTCGGTAGTGAGCCCCATGTTGGGCATAACGACGAAATTAAATTGCTGCAAAAGCTGGTTGGCTCTCGTATCACCCGAGGTGATCATCTGGTCGGGATTGCTGATGAAATCGATCAGCCATTTCTGGCTTTGCTGGTCAGTCACCCCTATTAAGTCTGGGCCAACCAGGTTTCCCCTTCCGATCGTATGGCAGCTGCTGCAATTGGCAGCAAATATCTCCTGGCCGTCCAGGTTGATCTGGGAAGAAGAGGCGCATGCGGCCATCACCCCAATACCAAATAATAAGAAGACCAGAGGGATGTAAATTACCCCAGCGTGAGAACCGTGTATCCTTGCGATCATTAATCCCTCCTCCCCCCAGGTATCATCATTGATCTATCAGGAATTGATTAAAACCGGTCGATCACGAATATCTGTTGGTCACTATCAACGCAACCTGCGGTGGTGATTTTCTCTACAAAAATATCCTTTATACCCACCCAGGGAGTGCGTTGGTTACCAGGCTATCAACTTGCCATCTCTATTGTGCCGTATAAATCACTTAATCTATTATAAATCAGATTAATAATGGATAAATTTTCTATGCCTCAGCTGTGCCCCTGACACAAAGTGGTAATGTCTTGCTTAAAAATCCTTCCATGCGGTAGTGCTAACCCATTTCTCATGGTAGTCGAAAGTTATCTTATGCTATACTAGTCGAGAATACATAAAAAAAATTGAGGAGGATAATTATGACTGGTTTTGTTGGCGATATCGAAAAACTAACTGAGAAGAACAAATACTTCCGGCAGGTACTCTACACCGGGAAATTCGCCCAGCTGGTAGTCATGTGCCTGCAGCCGGGAGAAGAGATTGGTAACGAAGTGCACCACACGGTTGACCAATTCTTCCGCATTGAGGAAGGCGAGGCCAAGTTCGTCTTCAGCGGCAGCGAGGAACACGTGGTTCACGAGGGGGATGCTGTTATCGTCCCAGCCGGCACATTCCACAATGTAATCAACACCTCATCCAAGGAATCACTGCAGCTGTACACTATCTACTCGCCGCCCAACCATCCCGATGGAACAGTTCACAAGACCAAAGCGGAGGCAGAAGCTGCTGAAGCTGCCCATCATCATTAACATCCTAAATCTTTGAGTCATTGACCTCCTGCAGAGTCATTGACTGCAGGAGGTTCTTTTCTTTACGGATATATACTGTCTGAGGGCCAAATGAAACGAGCTTATCTTGCCATAATTTTTCTGGTCATTGCCTCACTGGCCTGCGTTTTTACCAGTAATGTCACTCAGGAACCAGTCAGCCTGCCCACTACCGTTCCTGCTGGCACATTGCCGCCAACCCAGGTGAAGACCCCCCGCCCCACCTCTGAAGAACCAACCAAGACGCCCTACCCCACCTCCCAGCTGGATGCCAGCCTGGAGAATGAGATCAACCTGATCCAGACTCAGGTGGTGGAAGAGCGTGGCCTTCAGCCGAAATATCCAGTACCGGTTGTGCTTCTTTCGCCGGCTGAGCTGCGTCAAAATGTGGTCAATGATTATGAAATGGACTACTCCGACGATGAAGCAGCTGACGATGTGCTTGAGCTCTCGACCATCGGCCTGCTAGAGCCAGGCTTCGACCTGCGTACATTGATGGTTAACCTGTTGAGTGAGCAGATTGCCGGGTATTATGATAATGAGACCAAGGAGATGTTTGTAGTCCAGGGACAAGGTTTTGAAGGACCAGAGCGTTTCACCTATTCCCATGAGTACACGCATGTCTTGCAAGACCAGAACTACGATATCCAGAACGGCCTTGATTATAATGATGATGCCTGTGAAGCCGACACCGAACGCTGTGCTGGCATCCAGGCATTGCTTGAAGGCGATGCCACCCTGTCACAGACCATCTGGTACCAATATTACGCCACCGATCAAGATAAACAACAGATCGAGTCATTCTACAGCACGTTTAAAAGCCCGGTCTACGATAATGCGCCTGCTTTCCTCAAGGATGATTTCGGTTTTCCTTACGACCAGGGGGCTGCATTTGTCCAGGAGGTGTTCACCAATGGTGGCTGGTCAGCAGTCGATGCGGTCTATAAAGACCCACCCATATCAACCGAGCAGATCCTGCACCCTAATCACTACCCAGCCGATAAACCCATCCCAGTTGATTTGCCAGACCTGACGACTGTGCCTGGCGAAGGCTGGCGAGAAGTCTCACGCAACCAGATGGGCGAGTGGTACACCTATCTCATCCTGGCACGCGGTGCTAACACAGCTGCCCGCCTGGATGACTCCACTGCTAAAGATGCAACGGCGGGCTGGGGCGGCGACGAATACGTGCTACTGCACAATGATGCTACCGGTGAGACCGCCTTCGTGATGAAAACTGTATGGGATACGAATAAGGATGCTGCGCAATTCGCATCGGCATTCAGCACTTATGCCAACACTCGCTTTGGAGTCCCGGCGGCTACCCAGGGGGATACCACCACTTGGAGCTATTCAGGGGGGTATACCAGCCTGTACCACTTGGGAGATACCACCCTGTGGATCACTGCCCCCGATTCCACAACGGCACAATCGCTAACTACTGCAGTCTTTCCCTAGGAGCCAGGTCTCTTATCCCACTGTGACCATCTCTCCGACCAGCGCTTTTCCACCAGGCGGGTGTCTTCCAGGTACATCCGCCTGGTTGCTTCTTCGAAGGAAATCGGGTTGCCCAATACCGGCTGAGAATAATTCTCGCCCTCGTACTGGATCAAGGCTTCGTTCGAGTGCATTTGCAACACGCCGTCTGAGTAAAACAGGCAGGTGAGGCGATCGCCTTCAGTGAGGATGAACTCATCCCCAATCACTTTGAAAGCAATGGCATGCGGACCGCTGAATTCCATCCGATCAGCCGCACAGAAAAGGGCAGCCCCGCCATGTGGCATTTTCAGCGTATTGTGTTTCCCCGCCACAACCACTCCCCCAAAGATCACGGTATCAATCCCGGTGATCAGTGTATCCAACAGGAGTGAATCGCGGATATCCGCGCCTGTCGGAACCGTGCTGCGCAGGAGGATATTTCCGTTGCGATCGCGTTCATGGGGTAGCTGAAAAAGCTCACGAGTGGTCCTCCCCAGGTCCGAATCAACGGTCATCGCTTCCAGAGAACGCCTCAAACTCAGGTGAAGGCCCCAGTCCATCCAGTAAGGTTGGCCAAAATCGAGCACCTTAACCATGGGCTGCCGGCCATAGCGCTCGTGGAAAGCATCCCGCATGCGTTTGATTTGACGATAAAAATCAGGGAAGCGTGCTTCGAGTTCGCGGATGCCGGTCTTTCCAATCCCTTCCTCAAAAGCTGCTTCAGCACGCCATTCAGTCTCTGTCGGGCAAGCCAGAGCTATCCAGGTGTATGGATCCCAGTCCACCCACTTCCCTTCATCTAATAGGTCACCCTTAAATACTTCTTCAGCCACCTCCATCAGGCGATAGCTGATCCCCAGGCTACCCAGGTTGACCCCTATCAGTCGGTCCTGGCCACGCCCGGCCAACCTCTTTTGCAGGCCTCCCAACCCCTGACGGGTGAACTGGTAGGTCATTTTCGAGGATTCGGCCTCGAATTCCACCCATTCCTTCTCGCGTGCCAGGTCTTCAGTCGGTTGGGTTTGCCAGACGAAGCGGATCCCATCCACCTGCTGGTATTCATCTGGACTGGTCTGCCAGAGCTTGCCTGGGATAACCGCTTCATCGCCCCATTTGACCACGATGCCGCGGAAACCATTGGTCTCGAGGTGGTGCAGCCACAGCGTGGCAGACATGGAAGCTGCGTCCACCGTGCTCAGGTAGACTTCACCATTCGAGCTTTTCATCGGGGTCGGGAAGGCCGGTTTACGGTTGGTGAGAGCCTGGGTAAATGGGCTGAGACGCTTGCCCAAGCCAAAAACCATATTCATGAGGATCACCGGTGGCTGTTGACGACCGGCCATAGCCTGGCGTAATGCCTGCCAGGCATTAATGCTTCCCAGGAAATTCCCTTTGCGGGTCTTTTCAAGGCTGGAGACTACCAGCGTGTCTCCATCACAGCGGAATACATCTCGGCGGGTCATTTCCAACCGATCCTGCCAATACTCCTGGTCGGCAGTGCTGCCGGATACGATATTTACTACCTTAGGCCCTTGGTTTTGTTGCAGGATGTTACAGTATGCTTGGATATTTTGCTGCCAGGTCTCAGATATTACCAATTACCCACCTCCTGAAAATTCACTTACTGCCTGCCATTATAACATCAGCATGTTTCACCCCGGTTCAGCCAGCTTATGGTGCGACTTGCGGGTTGGCTGGATTCTCATCAATTTTAAGAGGCCGGGGATGAGCAATCCCAGGATGGTTGCTCCAAGCAATGGGTCAAAAAGCGGAAGGGTCAAGGTCGGATACGGGTCATAGTACAGGCTCTCGTGGCTTATCCATGGTATGGGTAGCACGCAAATCGCCAGGATGAGCAACGATACCAGCACAGTGAGCACATCTTGCCAGGTCCATCCAGGGTTATGGTAGGTGGTTCGGGTTGATTTTCGGCCCATGTACCATATCCCCCCGATGATCAGGGCAGCCCCTGCCACGAGCAGGCTTGTCCCGTATAATCCTGCACCGCCAAGCTGGATAATCCATCCCAGCGAGAGCAGCACCAGCCCTACAACCATCACCAGGCGGGGAAAATTCCGCTTTTCATCCGCTGAAGGCCTGGTGCTGGCAAACCCCCTGGCAGTCATCGCCTCGGCCAGCTGCATGGCATGCTCGAGGCCGCCCACGAGGAGAGGCATCCACAGCGGGAGCCAATCGCGCAGGGTTCGCATCTGATGGCCGCGGATGGCCTGGGCCTCGCGGATCTTGTGGAATTGCCGAATCGTCGTGGGAATGTAGGTGACCGCAATAGAGGTCACCACGGCCAGCGGGAAAAAAGCCTGCGGAATCAAACTGATCAATTCGCGCACGGTTAAAGCCAGATTTAGCACCACGAAGCTGGCCAGCATACCCGTCAGGATCAAACCATTAATCGCCCCATACACCATGGCTTCCAGGGTCACCGGGCCGCTTAACAGGGGCAAATTGCCGGGGATGGTGAACAGCACTGTTTCGCCGTAATGGGAGGTCAGGGCGTTAAAAACCGTGGAGAGCAGCATGATCCAAAGCGCTAATTTCCACAAGGGGAAGGGATTACGCACATCCCCACCTGCCTGGCGTAAAACCATCCCGACAAAACTGACGCACATCAAGATCAACACCAGGTAAAGCGGGTTGCGCGTTATCGAGAGGATGATGACCGCAGTGACCAGCCAGGCGACCCAGGCCCAAGGTTGCTTCATCGAGTGGATCTCTCTTCCGGTAAACTAGCAGATGGATTTCCATCCGGAGTATAGGTGAATTCAAAGCGTTGGCGGAAGCGACGTAACGAACGCAAGGCTGGCCCACCCAATAGCAACAATAAGAACAGGTTGCCTAGCGCAGCGATGGTGTCCCACACCAGAGAAGTCACCAGGTAAAAAGCCAGGTAGTGCCGCAGGGTGGCCAGGAAACCCAAGCCTGCCGTGAAGGATTGATCCTGTGGGCCAACGATGAATGGCCATTGCCATAGGTTCATCACCGCCCCGTACATGAATCCCCACAAGAGGCCAAAGCCCGCCAGCGCGTATACTTCCAGCTGGCCAGCTCGTTTTGGTCTGCCAGTCATTCGGGCAGTCAGCCTTCTAACGATAGGCCGTAGCAGGATTGCACTCATCCCTACCCACCCGGCGGTGAACATCTGGGCTGGCAGCCAGGGCCCAACACCACCTGTCACGAGCGCTGAAACCAGCATGGTGAGAGCCCCCATCAGGAATCCCACCCGCCCACCAAACACATAACCCACCAGGATGATCAGAAAGAAGATCGGGGTGAAGCCTCCTGGCCCTGGTATGGCAGTCTCGATAAATCGCAGAGCCGAGTTGATCGCTACGAGGATTCCCAACAAGGCGATGAGCTTGGTGTTGACCATCTGACCCTGGGCTTCGAACAGGAGCACCACCAGGCATAAAGCCAGCAGGAAGGTCATCATCAACGGCATCTCGCTCATCCGCAACGTGCCAAAGCCGGTCTGTTGCGATGCCGTAGGTAAGAAGAAGGGATACAACAGCACCAGCAGCCCAGATAGGGTTGCAGTCAGGTAAATAGCGGCACTGGATAAACGCGACTTCATACCGACTCACATTCTCAATAACAAGTATTTTTCGGCTGAAAATTCAATCATTTCCCTCCCCGCCGGATTAAGAACAGAATCAGTAATCCCAATCCGAGCAGAATGACGGCATAGATGATGTAATTAACTGGTACTGCCGGTGAGGGCGGTGGTGCTTCGGTTGCCACCGGTGTAAGCGTTGCCAGGGCTTCGGTGACATTCATTTGAGGCTCTGAGGTATCCGTCGCAGGCACCACGGTCTGAGTGGAAGGTGGTAGTACATACGGCACACCTTCACAGATATTTTGGAAGGTGAGCACGGGAGGTGGGTTCCCGGTGCCCCAGCTCCAGGCATTGATAGCGCCATCCTGCACCTGGCTTTGGTCTGCACCGCTCACCGCATAATCCCAGCCATTGGTCGCCAGCTGCCAATAGGACCAATAATCAGGCATACTCCCGAAGCAATCGGAAGAGGCATTCCCTACCTCACCGATTTTACAAACTGCAGTACCCTGGTTAGGGTTCGTGGCAGTCTCCACCGGTAAGCCTGAGCGTATCAGCAAGTCCAAGCCGGTGATCGTGGTCTCCGTGAAGCTAATACAGGTGGTATATAGCGAGCTGTCACTATAATAAATCACCAACCCAGCACGGTGGGGGACGGGTGCAGCTACGAGATTCGATAAGGGTATACCGGAAAGGCCGATGATGGCCTCGGCAGTGCTGTACGTATTGGCGTAGCTGCCACCGATCGAGCCATCGGGTTTATGCAGGCTTAGCAAGGCATCCAGGGGATTAGCCTGCTGCATGCTCCAGCTTTGCCCACGCACATCCTCCCCAGCAGTGACCAGGGCCTGGATGATCCACCCGGTCGAATCGGCATTGAGTGGGTCGGTATCCCAGGCAGGCTTCCAACCGCCGCTAGGAGCCTGTGAGGCGTGGAAATAAGCAATTGCTTTTTGGATGGCATCTGCCTGGCTGTCGAGATTACGGCTGGCAAGCAGGGCAGTCACCGCCAAGGCAGTTGTGTCAGGGTCTCCCGCTCCCCAACTGCCATCCACAGCCTGTGAACGGATGAGGTAATCGGTGGCAGTGGCAGGGGTGGTTCGCCCAGCCAGGCTCAACCCCAGGATGGACCAGGCTTGGCTCAGGTCACTGGCCTCCCCGCTGCTGAAGCCTCCCTTTGCATCCGTGCTGTACGTGCCTGCATCCGAATGGTAATTTGCCTCCAGCTCGCCTGCCAGGTCCATGCCACCGAAATCGGATGGATCGCCACCTGCCAGTGATACGGCCGTCAGCAAAACTCCAGCCCTTCCTGGAAACAATGATCCCGTGA
Above is a genomic segment from Anaerolineales bacterium containing:
- a CDS encoding cytochrome C, coding for MIARIHGSHAGVIYIPLVFLLFGIGVMAACASSSQINLDGQEIFAANCSSCHTIGRGNLVGPDLIGVTDQQSQKWLIDFISNPDQMITSGDTRANQLLQQFNFVVMPNMGLTTDQILAVLDYLKAESGLVMASPVGTSAQVLPAGDPNNGRALFLGDIHLKNGAPFCIGCHNNDDTGILGGGTLGPDLTEAFTKYGDAGLEEILSNLPFPTMRLIFSNHTLTISERADIRAFLKESAGKPVVNKEPWIILISLVGFGASLIAFAFIWRNRLQGVRKELLNNYREKK
- a CDS encoding ECF transporter S component; translation: MKSRLSSAAIYLTATLSGLLVLLYPFFLPTASQQTGFGTLRMSEMPLMMTFLLALCLVVLLFEAQGQMVNTKLIALLGILVAINSALRFIETAIPGPGGFTPIFFLIILVGYVFGGRVGFLMGALTMLVSALVTGGVGPWLPAQMFTAGWVGMSAILLRPIVRRLTARMTGRPKRAGQLEVYALAGFGLLWGFMYGAVMNLWQWPFIVGPQDQSFTAGLGFLATLRHYLAFYLVTSLVWDTIAALGNLFLLLLLGGPALRSLRRFRQRFEFTYTPDGNPSASLPEERSTR
- a CDS encoding cupin domain-containing protein, which produces MTGFVGDIEKLTEKNKYFRQVLYTGKFAQLVVMCLQPGEEIGNEVHHTVDQFFRIEEGEAKFVFSGSEEHVVHEGDAVIVPAGTFHNVINTSSKESLQLYTIYSPPNHPDGTVHKTKAEAEAAEAAHHH